The following coding sequences lie in one Crassostrea angulata isolate pt1a10 chromosome 10, ASM2561291v2, whole genome shotgun sequence genomic window:
- the LOC128164434 gene encoding centrosomal protein of 131 kDa-like, with translation MSARSHGDDLSLTGSQISTRSSLKKSSSARQLNRPSSAAGPKTSQGDGAKSSGVKRNSFQGQGNISQRSDLSISSKKGTPKGKSPGDDFLALFESSIQPKIKTPATKSKKPGPNAVKVLWQQPPKKSPSDSGMNGEGSVSPSPAQNVFQPRSYRSTDDESDEDILSSSYSKIQALQQLHAQKQKSPSPNDILGNLDALVRIKTPTGKKDFSDDVTDLHNKKVTSSKSDTVTRTAKGANNFVQSSTGIANNMVMKGKSPRTSFTSIENSYQNIKHKMPVNQVNDRQINGGANNSHSSVGRNIAEDYIQTLNSAATKIQRWYRKHRQDSSPGSENSARQRAGAAALKRLMQQKRQEVQESHSKLDLSLLSEEEAAKVKAEERKKTREERARQARLQAIQDLHKKREERRDEVKRKAEEEVAYLQASGKITKTPYKTNLGKKKPDRNKKVSNKEKDDAVSEPPSTSRSIPQSSQSAQSSARSVSTLKGDQTDSEFESVSNVQQLDSRRDPVPGSEAGTKSTLNDLLETLKKLEEDEHLESPKPEKKNAWLDEIDKELENSNQLTSDRLQELGQSREGRGQRENLLSDDKLRSIMSFLDEVQVSDRLSAVDQELSKASQDYEIPPPLVPSVDELAELENAQATANEVTSTVLSQRLELEEKRRTITMLQKALNQQRELTIRHARETEKEMKKRLDVQKDEYEETIKRHLSFIDQLIDDKKNLSEKCEMLVKELKTVDKKYQDKIKTMDEKHAIDIQKIKDMHEAAEKLRRERWIQDKTKKIKEMTVQGLEPEIQRLIAKHKNEIKKIKQIHEAEILESDERAAQRYVRMTEELRDQLAKEKEAACARERELAKQRYEKELQNEEEAYQQQRRRLYQEVQEEKERVAQQASRQRTELDKLQRQLEDSHALALAAMKSEFEKAREEQENRHNIEIRKLKERLAVEKASWEENYMKKQETWMLQKERELKDQVRRDRDKEIELVISRLEEDATASREETEKAAEHRIRRIREKYEMEMRDLERSEQQALEKYNEMKARLTEVSGENECLLVKLNQKDQEIDNLQELTDKMHRERDRVSDIIRQEFADRLVATDEENKRVKNEMSEMKARHRIELDRCKEQMEDVRKQKDEEMEEVHKRVKQAIVKKEEVVTQLREQYNAAQKRADHLEGLLQQQRKQLLSKK, from the exons ATGTCTGCCAGAAGTCATGGAGATGATTTGAGCCTTACTGGCTCTCAGATATCAACAAGATCATCTCTGAAAAAATCCTCATCTGCAAGACAGCTGAACCGCCCTAGTTCTGCTGCAGGTCCTAAAACATCACAAGGA GATGGAGCCAAATCCAGCGGTGTTAAGAGGAATTCTTTCCAAG GTCAGGGAAATATAAGCCAGAGAAGTGACCTATCAATATCAAGTAAAAAAGGCACACCAAAAGGAAAATCACCTGG GGATGATTTCTTGGCTTTGTTTGAGAGCTCAATTCAGCCCAAGATAAAAACACCAGCAACGAAATCCAAAAAGCCTGGACCCAATGCTGTCAAAGTCCTATGGCAGCAACCT cctAAAAAGTCTCCCTCAGATAGTGGAATGAATGGTGAGGGTAGTGTATCTCCTAGTCCTGCACAAAATGTATTCCAGCCTCGATCATATCGCAGCACGGATGATGAATCTGATGAGGATATTTTATCATCAAGCTACAGTAAAATTCAAGCATTACAGCAGCTTCATGCACAGAAGCAAAAATCTCCCTCTCCAAATGACATTTTAGGAAATCTTGATGCCTTGGTGAGAATTAAGACTCCCACTGGGAAAAAGGACTTTAGTGATGATGTGACCGATCTTCACAACAAAAAAGTTACCAGTTCTAAATCAGACACTGTTACAAGGACTGCAAAAGGTGCTAATAATTTTGTGCAGTCATCTACTGGAATTGCAAATAACATGGTGATGAAAGGGAAATCTCCTAGAACTTCATTTACATCAATAGAAAATTCTTACCAGAACATTAAACATAAAATGCCTGTAAACCAAGTGAATGACAGACAAATAAATGGTGGTGCCAACAATTCACATAGCTCAGTAGGCAGAAACATCGCCGAAGACTACATACAAACTCTGAATTCTGCTGCCACCAAAATCCAGCGATGGTATCGCAAACATAGACAAGATAGTAGCCCTGGCTCTGAGAATAGTGCCAGGCAGAGGGCTGGTGCAGCTGCACTCAAACGCTTGATGCAGCAGAAGAGACAAGAGGTACAGGAGAGCCACAGTAAGCTGGACTTATCATTGCTCTCAGAGGAGGAAGCAGCCAAGGTGAAGGCTGAAGAGAGGAAAAAAACACGAGAGGAGAGAGCCAGGCAGGCAAGGCTGCAAGCCATCCAG GATTTGCACAAAAAGCGAGAAGAGAGAAGAGATGAAGTAAAACGCAAGGCTGAGGAAGAAGTTGCCTACTTACAGGCCAGTGGTAAGATCACCAAGACACCTTACAAAACAAACCTGGGCAAAAAGAAACCAGACAGAAACAAGAAAGTCAGCAACAAGGAGAAGGATGATGCAGTCTCCGAACCTCCCTCAACCTCACGCTCCATACCCCAGAGTTCTCAGTCAGCTCAGTCCAGTGCCAGATCAGTGAGCACGCTGAAAGGCGACCAGACAGACTCAGAATTTGAG TCTGTCAGCAATGTTCAGCAGTTGGACAGCAGACGAGATCCAGTTCCTGGCAGTGAAGCTGGGACAAAGTCAACCCTCAACGACTTACTGGAAACCCTGAAAAAGTTGGAGGAAGACGAACACTTAGAGTCTCCAAAACCAGAGAAGAAAAATGCCTGGT TGGATGAGATCGACAAGGAGCTGGAGAACAGCAATCAGCTGACATCGGATAGGCTGCAGGAACTTGGTCAGTCCAGGGAGGGGCGGGGCCAGAGGGAGAATTTACTGTCCGATGACAAGCTCCGCAGCATCATGTCTTTCCTGGATGAAGTTCAGGTGTCAGACAGACTGAGTGCTGTAGATCAG GAACTAAGCAAGGCATCTCAGGATTACGAGATCCCCCCTCCCCTGGTCCCGTCCGTGGATGAGTTAGCAGAGCTGGAGAACGCCCAGGCCACGGCCAATGAGGTGACGAGTACCGTCCTGTCTCAGAGGCTGGAGCTAGAGGAGAAGAGAAGGACCATCACTATGTTACAGAAGGCACTG AATCAGCAAAGAGAATTAACTATAAGGCATGCGAGAGAGACTGAGAAAGAAATGAAGAAACGGCTTGATGTACAAAAAGATGAATATGAGGAAACAATCAAAAGGCATTTATCATTTATAGATCAG TTGATTGATGACAAGAAGAACCTGAgtgaaaaatgtgaaatgttGGTCAAGGAACTGAAGACGGTGGATAAGAAATACCAAGATAAAATAAAGACTATGGATGAAAA GCATGCAATAGATATTCAGAAGATCAAAGATATGCATGAAGCAGCAGAAAAGTTGAGGCGAGAAAGATGGATCCAGGACAAAACTAAGAAGATCAAG GAAATGACAGTGCAGGGTTTAGAACCAGAAATACAAAGGTTGATAGCAAagcataaaaatgaaatcaagaaGATTAAGCAGATCCATGAAGCAGAGATTCTGGAATCAGATGAGAGAGCGGCCCAGCGGTACGTCAGAATGACAGAGGAGCTCCGTGACCAGCTGGCCAAGGAAAAGGAGGCTGCTTGTGCCCGAGAAAGAGAACTAGCAAAGCAGAG GTATGAGAAGGAGTTACAGAATGAGGAGGAGGCATACCAGCAGCAGAGGCGTCGTTTGTACCAGGAAGTCCAGGAAGAAAAAGAGCGTGTTGCTCAGCAAGCATCTCGGCAGCGGACAGAGCTTGATAAGCTCCAGAGACAGCTCGAGGACAGCCATGCCCTGGCCCTTGCAGCCATGAAATCCGAATTCGAGAAAGCCCGAGAAGAGCAGGAAAACAGACATAAT ATTGAGATTCGAAAGTTAAAAGAAAGACTGGCTGTTGAGAAAGCATCATGGGAAGAGAATTATATGAAGAAGCAAGAGACTTGGATGTTACAGAAAGAGAGGGAGCTGAAGGACCAGGTGCGTCGAGATCGAGACAAGGAGATTGAGCTAGTGATCTCGAGACTCGAGGAGGATGCTACTGCTAGTCGTGAGGAGACTGAAAAGGCAGCAGAGCACAGAATTAG gAGAATACGAGAAAAGTATGAGATGGAGATGAGAGACCTAGAAAGATCGGAGCAGCAAGCACTTGAGAAATACAATGAAATGAAG GCTAGGCTAACTGAAGTGAGTGGTGAAAATGAGTGTCTATTAGTCAAGCTGAATCAGAAAGACCAGGAGATTGACAACCTACAGGAG CTCACTGACAAAATGCATCGTGAGAGGGATCGAGTGTCTGATATCATACGCCAAGAATTTGCTGACCGACTGGTGGCAACAGATGAAGAAAATAAGCGTGTGAAAAACGAGATGTCTGAAATGAAGGCAAGACATCGGATAGAGCTGGATAGATGCAAGGAGCAAATGGAGGACGTAAGGAAACAGAAAGACGAGGAGATGGAGGAAGTCCACAAAAG AGTAAAACAAGCAATTGTGAAGAAAGAGGAAGTGGTCACTCAATTACGAGAACAATATAATGCTGCTCAGAAGAGAGCAGATCACTTGGAGGGCCTTCTACAACAACAGAGGAAGCAACTGCTGAGCAAAAAATAA
- the LOC128164807 gene encoding D-beta-hydroxybutyrate dehydrogenase, mitochondrial-like: MRVAEFIGLQLFESAYLFVLFCIPIVVAQKYIGTIVLLILISLAISTLLKKLFYKPVDIKGQGVLITGCDTGFGNAFAMRLGAMGFTVFAGCLNPESEGAKRLKEEASGQIHVLKMDINSDADVKSVLDYVNETHKSSGCGLWALVNNAGVNFLGDIDFCTMDMYHRIMNVNLFGMVRTTKTFLPLLRKSKGRVVNVTSVRGRCVFPVASAYSMAKYAGEAFSDGLRLEMRKFGVKVVVVEPGNFGGATGMLNEKSLAIMRRDFDTMWAEAGEEVRETYGKEYLDRLFEGAKGTSATSYPTLAPVLDALEDAVVNQNPRIRYLVDGGSGLMDEFCWLARLNSFLPEPVMDWVVSRLLSRELPPLKSSTQ; this comes from the exons atGAGGGTTGCAGAGTTCATCGGGTTACAGCTCTTTGAGTCAGCCTACCTATTTGTGCTGTTCTGCATCCCAATAGTAGTGGCACAGAAATACATTGGAACAATTGTCTTGTTAATTCTAATTTCCTTGGCAATATCAACATTGTTGAAAAAACTATTTTACAAGCCAGTAGACATAAAAGGACAAGGAGTGCTCATCACCGGCTGTGATACAG GATTTGGAAATGCCTTTGCCATGAGACTGGGTGCGATGGGGTTTACAGTATTTGCAGGCTGCTTAAACCCCGAGAGTGAGGGAGCAAAGAGGCTAAAGGAAGAAGCATCTGGACAGATCCATGTTCTAAAAATGGATATCAACAGTGATGCTGATGTTAAGTCAGTCCTGGATTATGTAAATGAAACACATAAGTCCTCAGGCTGTG GGTTATGGGCACTGGTCAACAATGCAGGAGTCAATTTTCTTGGGGACATTGACTTTTGTACAATGGATATGTACCACAGAATCATGAATGTCAATTTATTTGGAATGGTTAGAACTACAAAAACTTTCCTACCACTCTTAAGGAAAAGCAAAG gGCGAGTAGTAAATGTGACCAGTGTCAGGGGGCGCTGTGTGTTTCCTGTAGCTTCAGCGTATTCAATGGCCAAGTATGCAGGGGAAGCCTTCTCTGATGGCCTGAGGCTGGAGATGAGGAAGTTTGGGGTAAAAGTTGTGGTAGTTGAGCCGGGAAACTTTGGAGGAGCTACTGgaatgttaaatgaaaaatct TTAGCCATCATGAGGCGAGACTTTGACACAATGTGGGCGGAGGCGGGAGAAGAGGTGAGAGAAACGTATGGTAAGGAGTACCTGGATCGCCTGTTTGAGGGAGCCAAGGGAACCTCAGCCACCTCCTACCCCACCCTGGCCCCCGTCCTGGATGCCTTAGAGGATGCAGTGGTTAACCAGAATCCTCGGATACGATACCTCGTGGATGGGGGGAGTGGCCTCATGGATGAATTCTGT TGGCTGGCCAGGCTGAACTCCTTCCTACCAGAGCCAGTGATGGACTGGGTTGTATCCAGACTGCTGTCGCGAGAGCTTCCTCCTCTGAAGTCTTCCACACAGTAG